The following are from one region of the Lytechinus variegatus isolate NC3 chromosome 4, Lvar_3.0, whole genome shotgun sequence genome:
- the LOC121413827 gene encoding protein MFI-like — translation MAAVTPLKSASSVGKSVSIVLSPETGVVRGETHTPGAPPPSVKAQSRRSRKSVPVKKTKRTEPLVPNEAAAIIQQAWRRHIDVQVYRYYRDLINFRCRGNPAMMLRCINPKEASLLDAAAGIHIKFRLAGAKFPPNIYYKIFTHRTIIDMCANSPKDYTKANTKRFAARDVHNRREQGSPNLGQGGGEVDRTGWYQREENNGWRLVSDRLILRADQDPITWESSRTKQDFQHSKLLRKEDVEKKKKRKKLEWMKKMYKEGMLQAQADDEGLNTLVEDATEGLMAQIENKGPESVDDWEVDELLQWTSGLNFDDYQKSWQEIATSAGSETYIDERLQFKTSKQDPYEFTFTMRESLPSPPSPSRVTTAKTRSATTKLQIEDIAVN, via the exons ATGGCTGCCGTCACACCTCTGAAGAGTGCCTCATCTGTTGGCAAGTCGGTATCCATCGTCCTGTCACCAGAGACGGGAGTGGTCAGGGGTGAGACCCACACACCGGGGGCACCACCCCCATCAGTCAAAGCACAGTCGAGGAGGTCGAGGAAGTCGGTGCCGGTCAAGAAGACGAAGAGGACAGAGCCATTGGTGCCCAATGAGGCAGCAGCTATCATTCAACAAGCATGGAGGAGGCATATT GACGTGCAGGTGTACCGCTACTACCGAGACCTCATCAACTTCCGTTGCCGTGGTAACCCAGCGATGATGCTGCGCTGCATCAATCCAAAGGAGGCCAGTTTGCTGGATGCTGCTGCAGGGATCCACATCAAGTTTAGACTTGCCGGG GCCAAGTTTCCACCGAACATCTACTACAAGATCTTCACCCATCGGACCATCATCGACATGTGCGCCAACAGCCCTAAGGACTACACCAAGGCCAATACCAAACGGTTCGCTGCCAGGGATGTCCACAATCGTAGGGAGCAGGGCAGTCCAAACCTTGGGCAAGGTGGTGGTGAGGTGGATAGGACAGGATGGTATCAGAGAGAGGAGAATAATGGATGGAGGCTTGTTTCTGATAGG TTGATCTTGAGAGCAGACCAGGACCCAATTACATGGGAGAGTTCCAGGACCAAACAAGATTTCCAACATTCCAAGCTCCTTCGGAAAGAAGATgttgagaagaaaaagaagaggaaaaagctagaatggatgaaaaaaat GTACAAAGAAGGCATGCTCCAAGCCCAGGCCGACGATGAGGGTCTGAACACTCTAGTAGAGGACGCTACTGAGGGTCTCATGGCTCAGATAGAGAACAAGGGACCAGAGTCCGTGGATGACTGGGAGGTCGATGAACTCCTACAATGGACCAGTGGATTGAACTTTGATGA CTACCAGAAGTCATGGCAGGAGATAGCCACTTCTGCAGGATCAGAGACATATATAG atGAGAGGCTGCAGTTCAAGACAAGCAAGCAGGATCCTTACGAGTTCACTTTCACCATGAGAGAATCTCTCCCATCCCCACCCTCACCATCCAGAGTCACCACGGCCAAGACGAGAAGTGCAACAACAAAACTTCAGATAGAAGACATAGCCGTCAACTGa